The Hemibagrus wyckioides isolate EC202008001 linkage group LG12, SWU_Hwy_1.0, whole genome shotgun sequence genome includes a window with the following:
- the tefb gene encoding TEF transcription factor, PAR bZIP family member b isoform X1, with protein sequence MPGQTAVTLPVAPSNSNPQKPLPLVLKKIMDILPPNILEDGEDEIEKEKLSSVGDGESCGDGGGGGGSGGAGGVSASLTPTIWDKTIPYDGENFHLEYMDLDEFLLENQIPAALEEELHKSLEQEAQGSPAVPEVSGAVPQVPGETEKAAEVRKIKGEDERCDGGIAELQVMAHATEPKAKPERATPSPVNPEDIEVSVNFQPDPADLVLSSIPGGELFNPRKHRFSEDELKPQPMIKKAKKVFVPEDSKDEKYWVRRKKNNQAAKRSRDARRLKENQIAVRASFLERENAALRQEVAELRKNCSRCKKIMALYEAKYGPL encoded by the exons ATGCCCGGACAGACGGCGGTTACTCTCCCCGTTGCTCCTAGCAACAGCAATCCGCAAAAGCCTTTGCCTTTAGTTTTGAAGAAAATAATGGACATCCTTCCTCCTAATATACTCGAGGACGGAGAAGACG AGATAGAGAAGGAGAAGCTGAGCTCCGTCGGCGATGGGGAGTCTTGCGGAGACGGAGGCGGGGGCGGAGGATCCGGGGGCGCGGGCGGAGTTTCTGCCTCGCTCACTCCCACAATTTGGGACAAGACCATTCCTTACGACGGCGAGAACTTCCACCTGGAGTACATGGATCTGGATGAGTTCCTGCTGGAGAACCAAATACCTGCAGCCCTGGAGGAGGAGCTGCACAAGAGCCTGGAGCAGGAGGCTCAGGGTTCCCCCGCCGTCCCAGAAGTCTCGGGGGCCGTCCCACAGGTGCCCGGGGAAACGGAGAAAGCTGCAGAAGTGAGGAAGATAAAAGGGGAGGACGAGAGATGTGATGGTGGAATAGCTGAGCTGCAGGTGATGGCGCATGccacag AGCCTAAAGCAAAGCCCGAGCGTGCCACTCCGTCTCCGGTCAACCCGGAGGACATCGAGGTGAGCGTAAATTTCCAGCCAGACCCGGCGGACCTGGTGCTGTCCAGCATTCCGGGAGGAGAGCTGTTTAACCCACGTAAACACCGCTTCAGTGAGGACGAGCTCAAACCGCAGCCTATGATCAAGAAGGCCAAGAAGGTGTTTGTTCCAGAGGACTCCAAG GATGAGAAGTACTGggtgaggaggaagaagaacaaCCAGGCAGCGAAGCGTTCCCGTGACGCGCGCCGCCTGAAGGAGAACCAGATCGCCGTGCGCGCCAGTTTCCTGGAGCGGGAGAACGCAGCGCTGCGGCAGGAAGTGGCCGAGCTGAGGAAGAACTGCAGCCGCTGCAAGAAGATCATGGCTCTCTACGAGGCCAAGTACGGCCCTCTGTAA
- the tefb gene encoding TEF transcription factor, PAR bZIP family member b isoform X2: MFAPGDLEDIEQVYRAFLQHRCDDGEIEKEKLSSVGDGESCGDGGGGGGSGGAGGVSASLTPTIWDKTIPYDGENFHLEYMDLDEFLLENQIPAALEEELHKSLEQEAQGSPAVPEVSGAVPQVPGETEKAAEVRKIKGEDERCDGGIAELQVMAHATEPKAKPERATPSPVNPEDIEVSVNFQPDPADLVLSSIPGGELFNPRKHRFSEDELKPQPMIKKAKKVFVPEDSKDEKYWVRRKKNNQAAKRSRDARRLKENQIAVRASFLERENAALRQEVAELRKNCSRCKKIMALYEAKYGPL; the protein is encoded by the exons ATGTTTGCTCCCGGAGATCTGGAAGACATTGAGCAGGTTTATCGAGCTTTCCTGCAGCACAGGTGTGATGATGGCG AGATAGAGAAGGAGAAGCTGAGCTCCGTCGGCGATGGGGAGTCTTGCGGAGACGGAGGCGGGGGCGGAGGATCCGGGGGCGCGGGCGGAGTTTCTGCCTCGCTCACTCCCACAATTTGGGACAAGACCATTCCTTACGACGGCGAGAACTTCCACCTGGAGTACATGGATCTGGATGAGTTCCTGCTGGAGAACCAAATACCTGCAGCCCTGGAGGAGGAGCTGCACAAGAGCCTGGAGCAGGAGGCTCAGGGTTCCCCCGCCGTCCCAGAAGTCTCGGGGGCCGTCCCACAGGTGCCCGGGGAAACGGAGAAAGCTGCAGAAGTGAGGAAGATAAAAGGGGAGGACGAGAGATGTGATGGTGGAATAGCTGAGCTGCAGGTGATGGCGCATGccacag AGCCTAAAGCAAAGCCCGAGCGTGCCACTCCGTCTCCGGTCAACCCGGAGGACATCGAGGTGAGCGTAAATTTCCAGCCAGACCCGGCGGACCTGGTGCTGTCCAGCATTCCGGGAGGAGAGCTGTTTAACCCACGTAAACACCGCTTCAGTGAGGACGAGCTCAAACCGCAGCCTATGATCAAGAAGGCCAAGAAGGTGTTTGTTCCAGAGGACTCCAAG GATGAGAAGTACTGggtgaggaggaagaagaacaaCCAGGCAGCGAAGCGTTCCCGTGACGCGCGCCGCCTGAAGGAGAACCAGATCGCCGTGCGCGCCAGTTTCCTGGAGCGGGAGAACGCAGCGCTGCGGCAGGAAGTGGCCGAGCTGAGGAAGAACTGCAGCCGCTGCAAGAAGATCATGGCTCTCTACGAGGCCAAGTACGGCCCTCTGTAA